The Phycisphaerae bacterium DNA window ACCATCCCCAAGCACAAGGGCACCGAGAAGATGCAGGCCGACATCAAGAGCCGCATCGCCCGCATGCGAGCCGCCCAGGCGTCGACCAAGAAGGCCAAGCACTTCGACCCTTACCACGTCGAGCGATCCGGAGCCGGCCAAGCCGTCCTGATCGGCATGCCCAACGCCGGCAAGAGCGCGATCGTGGCCGCGCTGTCCAACGCCCCGGTCGTGGTTGAAAGCTACCCGTTCTCGACCCACGTACCGGTGCCCGGCATGGCGAATTACGAGGACGTGCAGATCCAACTGGTGGACATGCCGCCGTACACCGACCAGGGCTTTCCGCCCGGAATGCCGGGCGCCATCCGCAACGCGGACGTCATCTGCCTCGTTATCGACGGCTCAGCCGCCGATTCGCTCGATCAGCTCGACCTCGGACTGCGGCTGCTCGAGGATCGCAAGATCATGCCCGCCCGTCCGCACGCGGACGCGAAAGCGGAAGAGCAAGCCTCCGACGAGGCGTTGGCCGAGCAGGACCAGGTCGTCTGGGAAAAACCGCTGCTGGTGGTCGTGACCAAGCGAGACCTGTTCGCCGGGCAGGACGAAGTTGCCGCCACCCTCCACGAACTCTATCCGGACCTCGAGTTCCTCGCCGTCTCCGCCAAGAGCGGCGAAAACCTCGACCGCCTCCTCGCTCGCATCTGGCAGCTTCTGGACGTCGTGCGCGTCTACGCCAAACCGCCCGGCCAGAAACCCGACATGGACCGCCCGTTCACCCTCAAGTCCGGCTCCACCGTCCTGGACCTCGCCCGCGAAATCCACCGCGACTTCGCCGAACACCTCAAGTTCGCCCGAATCTGGGGCGAAAACAAATACGCCGGCCAGCAAGTCCCCAGAGACTACCTCCTGGAAGACGGCGACATCCTCGAAATCCACGTCTGAAGCACCACAGCCTTCCAATCCGTGCCCTGTCTTCCCACCTTCCGCCCGCCGAGTCACTCGTAGGCCGATGGTTCCGCGGCAAACCCGCAGGTTCACCCACCATCCTCTATTCCTTGAGTGCATCTGCCCCTCGTAGTTTCCAGTACTTCCGCTTCGGCCCGTCGGCTTCGTCGTAGATCGACCAGCGATAGCTCCACGGCGGCTCGATCAGTGTGTGGTGCGTTGCATCATCGCGGCCGAGGGCCGTGCCGGGACAGTGGACGATCCAGCCACCAAGTTTCACAACACGCTCGAATTCCCGCAACTCACCGTCAAGCCGCCAGCCGAGGGCGTGAGACGTGATCAGCACGTCGGCGAAGCCATCCGGCAGCGGAATCGCATCGAGAAAACCATCGACCACGAAAAGGGTCCCAAGCTCCGCCCGACAGGCCTTCTCCCGCATGAACGCCCGAAGCCGGGTCACTGGCTCGACGGCAAAGACGCACTGCGCGGTCCTCGCCGCCTCCATCGCCACCCGTCCGGTACCGGCCCCGCCGTCAATCACCACCTTGTCCCGCAGATCAACGATCCCGGTGATCTCGCCAAAGTCCCAGCCGTGGAACGCCAGACCGTCGTACACCTCAGGATATTTGTTGTAAACCAGCAGATCGTCGATCCCAGCCAGCAGCGTGCACGCGCACCGCGACACCTCCGCCTCCGAACCGGCCGGACCGAAGCGGGATTTGATCTGCCCGACGAAACCCGCCACCGCCGGGCACTTCCTGGTCAGGAAGCTCTCGATGTACGGACGCGCCCACAACACAGCCGCCAGCTCCCGCTCCGGCGCATAACCCGGCAGATAACCGATCTGAAACTCCTCCAGCAAAAGCAGATCGTCGATCCCGAACTCAACGAGTTTTGACAGCTTGCAGGGCGACATGACACGCACCTACTTCCTCTCCGCGATCATTCGCACAAAACCCAGATACCGCCCCTGATCGGCTCGAAGCTGGGCCAGTTCGTCGGCGGACTCGCCGGGACGGTTCTCCCGGCCGGACGCCAGCATCATCTCCAACCAGCGGACCCAGTACTCCCAGCCGTCGGGTACCGCCTCGCACGATCTGACCTCGAGCCCCCGACATCGCTCCCAGTGCCGCCGCCACCACGCGACCGACTGCACCCAGTGCCACTCCTCGTCCAGATGATCCGGGCGCGGGTGCGGCACCTCTTGCGGTGACGCGGGCGAGACGATGCCGATTTGCCCGCCGCGCTTGAGCAGCTTGAGCATGTGGAACTCCAGATAGTGCACGTCGGTGCCATAGTAGTGGTAGCTGTCAAGGCTCACGACCGCGTCAAAAAACTCGTCAGCGTACGGCAGAGCGCGCGCCTCAGCATGAATGGGAAACACGCGATCCTCCAGCCCGGCCTCGCGCACCCGCCGCCAGTTCTCGGCTGCGGGAATCCACAGGTCCGTCGCCCACACCTGCACGCCGAACTCCCTGGCCAGAAAGATCGAACTGAGGGCCTTGCCGCACCCCATGTCCAGCACCCGCATCCCCGGCTGCAGGTCCATCACCTCGCACAACCACTCGGCCAGCCACAGCGCGTTCGGCCCCATCTCGTTGGCGACCACCCATTCCGCGTCATATGCACTCGCCCGCCCGAACCGCTCTACCGTCAAAAGCTCCTGAAGCTCCCGCTTTGACATGGTCATAGAGATTCTCCGGATACTACTGGATTGCCGTCAGCCATCATAACAACATTGCCGGCGTCGGGTGCTGGCAAGTCCTTTCCTCGCCAACGCGCCTCAGCGTGACCGCTTCTGAATGGCTCATCCGCCATGACTCACCAATGCCTCCGAATAAAGAAAATACCCCAGCTTCCGCGGCAGCCGCGACGACGGGGTATTGTAGTGATTGTAGTAGTACCACGGAACGCGCCCATGCCCGATGATGCTCTCCGTGGCTGCCCTGCAAGCTTCCACGGCAAAGCCGCGACCGCGAAACTCCGGCATTGTGTACACGCCGAAGTCCCACGCGAAATCCTCCGGGCCGAGCACCACCTGTGCCACCGATACCAGCCGGCCATCGAGCACGTATCCAAACGCCTCGTACGTGTCCGAACTCTTCGACGACAATCCCCACGACGGCCCCGGCCATCGAAGCCACTGCCCCCAAACGTCCTGGTCCTCTTTCTGTATGAGACGCACGTATGCTCCGGTAGGACGGCCGGACCACGACGCCGCATCGCAATACCAATGAAAGTAGTGCGACCATACGGACACCTTAAGCGACTCAGCCACCGTGCTCAGCGGCTCGTAGTTCGCCACGTTCCGCACCGTCGCCCGTTCCTCATCTCTGGCCCCGCGAACAAACCACAACTCCTGCTGACCGTCGCCCTCGCGGGCGATCTCGGCAAAGCTCTTCCGGTTGCACGACGCTTCGGCCTTCTCCACGAGTGCTTCAGGCACCGACAGCACCCATCCCTGACCGTACGTCATCATGGCAACAGAATCAGGGGCCAAAGGCCACGGCCTCCTCACGTCTCCCGTTGAACGTGGAATGGGCACCACATGTCGGCCGCCGTCCCGCAACTGCGAGACCGAACACCCAAGGCTCGCCGCCCAGCATCGATCAAGGAATTCAATCGTTCGGTTCAAGACGCCTCTCCTGCCCGGCTTGGTCCGCGACGGCCATCGAGAAAGCGACCTTTTCATCGCCGTCGGGTGCGACGAATCCGTCCTCATCCGCAAAGCCGACAGCCCTGTGGAACGCAATCGACGCCTGGTTATCCCGGTGCGTCATGGATCGGATCACACTTGCCCCACGCGAGCCCGCGAACCGGATACATGCCCGCACGAGCACTCGGGCAATTCCCAACTTCCGGTGATCGGGATGAACCGTCAGACCGACCACCATTCATTCGTCGTCGGTGTCCCGCATCGGCTCGATCCGGCACACCCCGCGCACGGCCCCGGATTGCCTTCCCACGAAAAAGCCTTTCGCAGCGAAATTCGGTCGGCCGATCTCTGCGCCCAGATCCCGCTTCCTCGCCTCGACCCGTTCCGTATCCGGCATCTGGCCCCACGCGATGATCTCCAGAAGTGCGAGATCCCGGATGGTCGCATCATCAGCCTGCGTCAATAACTCCACGGTCAGCTCGGTCACTGTCGGTCTCCTTCAATCATTGGCTCAACAACCCACACGTACTGCCCCGGAAAGCCCTGATGCTCGCCCGGCCCGTATTCCCGCCCTCTTGCACCGTGGCGGCCCATCACCGCCGACCGCCAGAACCGATCCGCCGTTCCGCCCGGCCACGTCGTCGTCATCCATCGGCCGGGAAACCGGCCAAACAGCAACTCCACCGCCCGCGTCCCCAACCCTTTCCGCCGGTGACCGCGAAGAACGAAAAACTCCTCGATGAAATGGGTCGATACCGCCGTCTTCCCATCCGGCCCTGGCGGTTTGCGGTTCAACTTGGCCAACGCGAATCCCACCAGTTTCCCATCCTCTCGAAACAGCAGCGGCACGCAGCTCCGGTCTGAGAAGAACTTGTCCAGCGGCTCCCCCCAATCGATCACACCATCCGGCCCAGGCTCCGCTCCGCCCTCGTAGAGATGCAGTTGCAGCAGCCTCTCGACCAACAGCCTTTCGTGCGTCTGTGCCCGTTCGATCGTCAGCGTCATGCCACAGCCTCCGTTTGCGTCGAACATATCGGCTTCGCGACGAAATACCCGCGTACCGGCTGGCCTTTGGGATACTCCGTCGCCGGACACAGGCCAAACCCGAGCGCGTGCCACATCGGTATCGCCTCCTTCTTGTCCTCCGAACTCCACGCCCGCAACTGGTACACCTTGCGCTCCCGGCACCTCATCTGGGCCATCTGGATAAGCCGCCGGCCAATCCCTTCTCGCCGCACGCTCTCCTGAACCTCGATAATGTCGATGAAACCCTCGTCAGCGCCGTTCAGCGGCGCCGGCAGCGTCCGCCATTGTACGGAAATGAATCCCCCGATCTCGCCACCGCGCGACGCGATGAGGGTGAAACCATCATCCAGATGTATCGATCCGTGCCTCACCCATTTCCATTTCTCAAAGATCGACGATGCATCGTGTGCGTTGGCCTGTGAAAAGTCAAAATCACGCATCTCCATTGGACTCATCCTCACATGGGACCCAGACTTGTCGCTGGCCTTCTGCTTCTGCATTCCCGCGCCCCAAAGGCAGGGTGGCCCGGCCGCGCCCCGCCAAGGGCGCGGCCGGACCGCACGTGAGACGATCGCCTAACGGCAAACCTCCTCACGCTTACCCATTGACGCTTCTACCTTCACCATACACCTCCTTTCCGCCCGAAAGGGCAAACAGATTTCGACCGACCGTCGGTCATTGACCCAAAGCGCGCTTTTCCGGATATAGCCGATCCAGTGGAAACGCCGGCCTTGCCAGCGGCCGGACGGCCAACGACATCAGGGCCACTTCGCTGTCGTCGCCCGCGATCCGATTCGTGCGGACGGCGCTGCACCGACGACAGCGATGCACCACCGACCATTCGCCGTTCGGCTGCACCCACACCGCGATGGGCTCCATCAGGTCGCGGCACGGCGAGCGCCGATCGCCCGGCCGAAGGTCCAGGTGGCGGCTCCAGAGGCACCGCGGACAGTGGTTGCGATGCTCCGTGCCGTCGCCGGCCGAAGGGACGAACTGCCCGCAATGCTCGCAGACGAACGCCTCGCCCGGGCCGTCCGCGTGCGCATGCGATCGTGAATATCGCTTCAAGGTTCTCTCCTTTGACTTGCTCTCGCGTATATCGCCAACGTCGCTGCGCACCAATCACAATGGGCTGCATAGGCGTCCTTTCGTCACAAGACTTCGTTTTCGTTCTATGCGCAAACCATCCCTGTCAACGTCGCGCCGGGCCTACAAGGCGACCAGCGGACGCACGGACGGCGTCAAACTACGTTCTGGGAAAACAACCGCCGGAAAAGATCGGGGGAAGGGGGGGAGTCTCGGTGCGATCCGATCAGCGCACGATCAACGCAAACGCATCAAAACAAAGGAACAGGATTCGGTTGACCTCAAGCCTCTCGGAGCTAGACCGACTCGACACCCAGATCGGAGGCGGCCCCATCCACGCTGTGCATGCTCTGAACACTCATCATGTGCCTCCTTTCGCAAAAGACCTGGGTTGACCAAGATGATTGTTGTATAGCATCATAACGCAGTAGAGTCAAGAGAAAAACGTAGAATTCAACGTAGCCCAGCGCAACGAACGTGACGCTTCCGGTGTTGCACTACACGCTGATCGCCAGTGATCCCGGCGAAGCTGTGAACCTGTACCGTCCCGACGAAACGCGTTCCACCGGCACGACCTTTCCATCCACGCTGACGATGACCTTGCGAGGCGCCTCGGCGCAGCAGACCGTATAGACGCTCGGCCCGTCCGCCTGGGTCAAAAACGCCGCACGCCCCTCGTCGCCCGCAGCCTCCACGATATCGACGTCGGAATTCTCCGGCACCAACGCCCAAGGCCCAACCATCGCCGCCATCTGTATCCGCCCAAACGGAACCGTGAGCGGGAACGACTTCTCCTGCAACAGCAGCCGCGCCCGCGACGGCGACTGATGATCCCACCATGCGACATTCAGCAGATACGCAATCCGCAAATCGCCCGCGTCGTACACGGCAAAGTCGGTATCCTCCGACCCCTCGATCCATCCGCGACGCCGCTCCTCGGCGAGTTGCTGCTTCGCGACGGTGCGTAGATCGTTCTCGTACGACCTGCGGACGGCCGCATCGGCTGGATACAGGTCCTGCCCGTAGAAGATGACCCTGCCGCGCCCGACTGCCCGCTCCACGCGGCCGCCGGCTCGCAGCGCCTCGCCCAGCAACTGGCGAAGGCTCTTCGACGACGGCACGTTCGACGGCTCAAACCGCTTGGTGTTGATCGAAACGTGCGGCCGGGCCAGCAAAAGCGTGCCTCCGGCTCGGACGTACTCCAACAGAGCGGCGAAATCCTTCTCCTGGAACGTATTCCAGCCGAGAAACGCCAACGCCTTGTACGTCCTAAGCACCCGCAGCGGCGCCTCTACCGGCAGCAGGTCGACCGGCCCGTACGGCGTCCCCGAATACCACCCCTGCGGCTCCTGTGGACAATCGCTGCGATAGATGCCGTCAAGCCGGCACCGCGGATAAAAGACCTTCAGCAGGTCGAAGCTCTCCTCCGGCGGGCCGAACCGCATCGACTCCGCCTCCTGGGCCCACACCCGTCCGCGGGCAAAACACGTCCAGCCGCAGTCCCGGCCCTGCAGCACCCCGATCGGCGCACGCAGCGTCCCGCGCCGCTCGTGCGTCTCGATAAACCGCCGCACGATCGCATGCGCCTCCCGATGCCCGCTGCACGCCGCGCCGAACCGATCCTCGCGGGCGTACAGGTTCTCCATCCGGTACAACCCCTCCTCCGTGTTGATCTGCGTCACGCCCTGCAGATAGCAGCACGCCAGCGACAAAAAGTACCGCCGGAAGTGCGCCGGATCGTCCAGCGGCGTGCTCGACCACTGCACGGCCAGGTGCGCCCCGAACTCACTCTTGCCGTACGCCCGAGCCGCTCCGCGAACCGAAGCCAGCACCACGTCCTCGGCGCTGTACATCGTCTCCGCCCCAAGAAACTCCAGACCCGCCTGATAGAAATACCGAAACAACGCCGAAGGCCCGGTGTGCCGGGTCGAATACCGGGCGATGTACCGCAGCCGCTCGACGAACGTCTGCGCCCCGGTCCTCATGTCCTCGTGAGCGACGGTGTTCTGAAACAGGAAGTATCGCCATTGCTCCCGGACGGGGTGAACCCCCGGCTCGATCCCGTCGGGATCCTTCGAGCGATGAAAGATGTCGCCGAAAAGCGGATCGTCGGTTCGCGAGCCCCAGTAGTTGAACGCCCCGTCGCACTCGTGCGACTGACGGCCGACGAAGTTCGGCCCCGCAAGAAGCTCGACCGGCGGGTTGACGTCCTTGCCCGGCAGCTCCCGGCCGTCGACCATGTGAGCATACCTCACGCCAAGCCGATCCAGCAATCCGCGGGCAAACGTCCACGC harbors:
- a CDS encoding RNHCP domain-containing protein; its protein translation is MKRYSRSHAHADGPGEAFVCEHCGQFVPSAGDGTEHRNHCPRCLWSRHLDLRPGDRRSPCRDLMEPIAVWVQPNGEWSVVHRCRRCSAVRTNRIAGDDSEVALMSLAVRPLARPAFPLDRLYPEKRALGQ
- a CDS encoding GNAT family N-acetyltransferase, yielding MQKQKASDKSGSHVRMSPMEMRDFDFSQANAHDASSIFEKWKWVRHGSIHLDDGFTLIASRGGEIGGFISVQWRTLPAPLNGADEGFIDIIEVQESVRREGIGRRLIQMAQMRCRERKVYQLRAWSSEDKKEAIPMWHALGFGLCPATEYPKGQPVRGYFVAKPICSTQTEAVA
- a CDS encoding class I SAM-dependent methyltransferase; amino-acid sequence: MSPCKLSKLVEFGIDDLLLLEEFQIGYLPGYAPERELAAVLWARPYIESFLTRKCPAVAGFVGQIKSRFGPAGSEAEVSRCACTLLAGIDDLLVYNKYPEVYDGLAFHGWDFGEITGIVDLRDKVVIDGGAGTGRVAMEAARTAQCVFAVEPVTRLRAFMREKACRAELGTLFVVDGFLDAIPLPDGFADVLITSHALGWRLDGELREFERVVKLGGWIVHCPGTALGRDDATHHTLIEPPWSYRWSIYDEADGPKRKYWKLRGADALKE
- a CDS encoding GNAT family N-acetyltransferase, giving the protein MVVGLTVHPDHRKLGIARVLVRACIRFAGSRGASVIRSMTHRDNQASIAFHRAVGFADEDGFVAPDGDEKVAFSMAVADQAGQERRLEPND
- a CDS encoding GNAT family N-acetyltransferase, giving the protein MTLTIERAQTHERLLVERLLQLHLYEGGAEPGPDGVIDWGEPLDKFFSDRSCVPLLFREDGKLVGFALAKLNRKPPGPDGKTAVSTHFIEEFFVLRGHRRKGLGTRAVELLFGRFPGRWMTTTWPGGTADRFWRSAVMGRHGARGREYGPGEHQGFPGQYVWVVEPMIEGDRQ
- a CDS encoding TGS domain-containing protein, producing the protein MPANLTPDYQKAETAYREATSPEEKLAALEQMLATIPKHKGTEKMQADIKSRIARMRAAQASTKKAKHFDPYHVERSGAGQAVLIGMPNAGKSAIVAALSNAPVVVESYPFSTHVPVPGMANYEDVQIQLVDMPPYTDQGFPPGMPGAIRNADVICLVIDGSAADSLDQLDLGLRLLEDRKIMPARPHADAKAEEQASDEALAEQDQVVWEKPLLVVVTKRDLFAGQDEVAATLHELYPDLEFLAVSAKSGENLDRLLARIWQLLDVVRVYAKPPGQKPDMDRPFTLKSGSTVLDLAREIHRDFAEHLKFARIWGENKYAGQQVPRDYLLEDGDILEIHV
- a CDS encoding methyltransferase domain-containing protein — translated: MSKRELQELLTVERFGRASAYDAEWVVANEMGPNALWLAEWLCEVMDLQPGMRVLDMGCGKALSSIFLAREFGVQVWATDLWIPAAENWRRVREAGLEDRVFPIHAEARALPYADEFFDAVVSLDSYHYYGTDVHYLEFHMLKLLKRGGQIGIVSPASPQEVPHPRPDHLDEEWHWVQSVAWWRRHWERCRGLEVRSCEAVPDGWEYWVRWLEMMLASGRENRPGESADELAQLRADQGRYLGFVRMIAERK